The nucleotide window AAGTAATAGTAATCCACATTCGGTGTAATTTATCAAATTTTGCTCCAGACACCAAAATAAATGGCATCTGGGCTGTAGCATCCAGCTGTAACAAGGGGCGGGACAAACAACACACTCAGTATTCCATCTGTTGCAAGAGGCCATCATCACCTTCTTCTGTGAAGTAGAGTGAAGAAGACATAGTTGTCAAAGTTCATGTGTTCTCTTTTGATGTTGTTACTCGGGGCATGACTTAGTAGTAACTGTATAGTACTTCCTGTTGTGTAATTCCTCCATCATATTCCAGTTGTGTAGACATTCACTACACCATTAACTTCAGGGTGTAACAGGGTGGTTGATAATTCTAATAattctaataataataacaataataacataataatattaataatagtaTGGCttaaataatatatttgattCTCCAATGGTACAATAGTGACAAAAGTAATGGTAGAATAGTGATTTTGATCATCAAACTGCCAAATATTATAATTCTAAGAAAGGACTTTCTTGTTCTACTAGCATATTCAGGAGGTATTTAATATGCTCTTTGAAACCTGATAGCGCAGTTACCAAATGTAGCACATCAACTGTCATCAACAGTGTAGCCATATGTTGGAGTTTTTAGTCTTCATTTATATTCTAGTAGCGTCTCAGTAGGGAAACAGTTGAACTCTCTGCCGGGCCACATTACTAAAATACTATATCATCATTCTACTTCACTCCTTTTGAGGAGGAGTACCATAATTACTGAAAATGTGTGTAAAACGTCAGGGAAAACATTGCTTTACTACTCCCTAATCATTCCTTGGTTGGTCAGTTGTTTTGACTGTCTCATCTCAGAAAGACTACAGGCAACACATTAACTGAGTGATATTGAGAACTGACAAATTGCATTAACAAGTAATTCTGCCCTGTTATTCAGTATGTTCCTTTCATATCTTAATACTGATCGAACTAACTTAAATCCCTATGTAAATGTACAAGAGATATTATCATATATTCTATCATAATTTATCATATTATTATTCATGTTATTATTATCATGGTTGTTTTGATCATTATCATAATAATTATTTCCTAAAAACGGTGCACTCGTTACCGGAGTATAACAACGAGTAGATCAGAAGACCCAGCCATCCCCACCCACTCAAGCTCTGAAAATGTATGCAGCACTGCGAGGAGCGAGCAGTGCAGCAATAGCGATTGTTGAGTGGTTTGCAAATTACACAGAGCAGCATGTTGGTGCAAGATCACCTCCATATACACAAAGACTTCTGTGTGTAGCATTACCATCACACACGTCTAATCTCATTTGCAACAACCGGTCTTTCACTTGAATGTAGTTGGAGTGTTCAGTTTGCTCTCAATTGCAACAACCATTTTCATATCAGTTTTCCGTGTTGATTCACACCACTTTCTTGGGGTTAAGGAGACAAACTGGATTCTGTGTCATTTTAAGCAGCCTTTTAATGCCAATGTAACTCCCTCATAAGAATGACTAAAAGCCTGTCCTGAGAGAACAGACATCATAATATGATTTCCAAGATGACTAATGGGTGAATCGTATACCATATAGGTTCAACCTAGATTGAAATATGTAGCCTATTGATCACTCTTTATAACTACTGCATGTTTTCAGTTGGTTTCCATTGACCGCCCAGACCTCGatatatgatttatttatttcatgtgaatgGTACATGGCTAGACAACTGTACACATTATATCAAACTAAGCAAAAATAATTGAAGACATAGTTTAAATGCACAAAGCTTTAAATGGTATTAACACATGAAAGGTACACTGTAAAAAGATGGTTCGTACAATTGTCATACAACCAAATACTATTATCATACATTTCTGTTCCACTAAAACAAAGAAGGTGGTCGAATCCACCCACTGAATGCCATTGCAAAGACAGGAATTTAATCACCCTTATGACAGCATTATGTGGCATCAAAATGGTCACCATGAGAAAGGAGTTCATATCAAATTCGCCACTTATAGCTAATTTCTTGCTACTGATCTGAGTCGAGTTACACATTTCCCATTGCCCATAAAAGTCTTTGCAAGGTATTAGCTCACTGTTGATGTGTTTTGTTATTTCACCTAAATTTGCTGATGGTACATGTATATGCTGGCATCTGGAGCTCTTATTTGAATAATGAAGTAGCCTGCTGAAATATATGGAATATACTCTCAAAACAAACAAGAACAGAAGTGTCCAGTTATCGTCACTGTTGAGGGAGTGAAACACAGAAAAAAGCTAGCCAAACAGAAAACTGTGGGAACTCTCCTACCATTCTTCAATATTCATGGCAGCCAAATTCATAGATTCACAATGAGTGTTGCAATTGAGCCCTTATGTTTTGGAGGAGTAGCCAAACTCAAAACATATGTATCGTATAATCAACCTTCACAATCACCGCCCCTGATTATTCACAAAACAAACTATTACAGCTCATACATCCTCCAAAATATCTCTGCATTGGAGTCTGCAATGTAACATAttaaaatgaaaatatatttatgTCATCTGTGGAATTTTCACAGtagtttgtactgtactgtactgtatgtcccTTTTGTCCTTCCATTTCTGCCTACCTACAGCCTCAAGTGAGACTAGTGAGTTCATACGATAGTGTCTTGCACAAGTATTTTCTGTGAAAGAGAAATGTCTCTAGTATTCTTTCCTGCAATGTCTCCAAACGTCACTGTGGTCAGTGCTGTGCGTGTCTTACGTCTTGACTGACTGGCCAACCACGACTACAGTACTTGGAAAGGCTTTTTTTTCTATGTTAATACAACTCATAGAAACTGCAAGAAACATTTGCTTTGGCACAGATTTACATTGCAGCGCTGTTCGTTTTTGAACTCCATTGCCGTGATCGTTACTACAAACACAAGTAGCCCATTGTGGTAATCCTTGGCTCAGTACACTGTCGCTGACCAGTCTATGTGTTTGTGTATTGCAGTGTCAGTCTATCCTCTCTCCTGGTGTAATGTCAATGCACTGTAGTGTTTAATCGTTCgccacgttaagaggccatcaatcccctctctgtctttcccctgtgcgctctctctcgctcctcactCTTTGTTTTCAGATTTGAGTCTCTTGAACGTTTTCCTTTGAGTTTCCCTTGAACAGAAGAGGCTCCATTTGTGGATTCTGGTTCTGACCCATGAAACCCTTGATCGATCCATGTAATCCCATGGGGGACATGGGGAGGGACATCGGCAGAGGTGGGGAAACAGAAAGAGGGTTGGTGTTGGTGCCGTTTCCGGACATGGTCTGGAAAGTGGCTGAGGTGATTGGAACCTGTGTACAGGAGATGGGGATATCCTGGCCTTGCTGGTTAAGTGGGGACGGGTTATTCTTGTTACTTAGAGTACCGGCGCCTGCCCCTGTCCCAATGCTCAGACCCATCACGTTGTTGTTGAAATTATTGGCCTTGTAGTAATGGTTAAGATGCTCTGATCGCCCGATGTTGGGAAGGTTGACTATTTCCGGGTGATGCATCCTCAAGGTTCCGTCTCCTCCGCACCCGGATTGCATAGTCGATCCCCCTGAGATGCCGCTCCCGGCCCCGGCACCGATCTCATCCTCCACATTGATGATCTCGATGGCGCGGGTGGGGCCGTGGTGCTTGTGCAGCTGGTGCTGCTTCCTCAGCTTGTAGAAGACCACCAGCATCACGGCCGCCATGAAGGTGATGGCCACGAAGCAGCCGATGATGATCTTGGTGGTCTTCATCACATCGTCCAGGCCAGGGATGTTCGTGACCTCCATTATCGACACTGTGACTGCCTTTTCAGTGGCTCTGGTGGCTCgtggggacagagaggagagagatgagcgtGATGGAGATATGGTGAATCCAGCCCTGCCTTTACCCAGTACCCCTCCTGAAACAGTGGGACCCAGGTAATCTGGCGGTACGTAGGTTTCGTTGATGTACTGCCTTGCAGCGGAATCCTCCCCATTGTTAGTTTCCACGGTTTCCACAGTGACGGTGGTGAAGTAGCTGAAAGGGTTGCTGGAGTCGGAGGTGGACACGTTGAGCACTGCGGTTGCCGTGGTGTTGCCGGCGGAGTTGGTCACCATGCAGGTGTATTGGCCCGTGTCCTGCACAGTCACATTGGTGAAATTCAGGGTTCCGTCGTGAAGGACTGAGATCCTGACACGGTACGACCCATGCGTCatgagggtgccatttggggtgagCCAGTTGACAGACGTCATGGAGGTGCCGGTGCGACACTTCAGTTCGGCAGCCATGCCCTCTGTGACATTGAGGTCGGTGGGTGGCTCTACAATGACAGGAGCGTAGCATGTGAAGTGGCTCTGGTCCAGCTCACCTATGTACCGGCCCTTCAGGCCTGGGGGCGCGTGGCAGCGGGCACAGCATGTGGTGTTACTGGGCACCGTCTCCTTCAGCCACCAGCTAAGCCACAGGACATCGCAGTTGCACACCCAGGGGTTGTGGTTGAGGTGCACCCGCTCCAACTGGTGCAGCGGGGTGAAGAGATCGTGGGGCAGCGAGTGCAAAGTGTTGTGGGACAGGTTGAGTTCCTccaggttcttcaggtcgtcgAAGGCATTGCGCTCAATGACCGTCACCTTGGAGTGCATGAGCCACAGTTTGCGCAGCGACACCAGGCCCTGGAAGGAGCCGGGCCGGACATTCCCCAGCTGGTTCCCAGACAGCTCCAGCTCCTCCAGTCGGACCAAGGGTGTGAGGTTGGGGATGTCCTTCAGACCGCACATACCCAGGTTCAGGAAACGCAAGTTGACCAGGCCCTCGAAGGCGGCCTCAGAGATGTAGTCCAGCTTCCTGAGTTCGCCCAGGTCGAGACGGCGCAGGGAGGGAACGCGGTGGAAGGCATATGCCGGCAGCGTCTCGATGGGGTTGTTCCGTAGCCAGAGCTCCCGCAGCTTGCTGAGGTACTCAAAGGCCTGCGACGGTACCAGCGTGAGGCGGTTGTCGAAGAGCTCCAGGGTGTTGAGGTTGGGCAGGCCATTGAACGCGCCCACCTCGATCTGTCGGATGTGGTTCTTGGAGAGCTGCAGGATTTCCAAATGCCGCAGGTGCTTGAACGTGTCAGACTTTATCACCTGTTGAGAGAGATAAATACATGTTGGTACATTGTAGCCATATGAAACCTCTCTGCCGTAAAGCATACTCTTTTCATATGAGTACATGTATGAATTGTCTGTAAATGTAATGAGAGAAAGGCATATTTACCTCAATCGTGTTCTCTTGTAGGTTAAGGTATCTTGTGTTCACAGAAATACTGTCCGGTACTTCCACTAAACTCTTCCTTGTACAGATGACTCGGCTTGCCTGATTGGAGCAGCTACAGGGGTTGGGACATGGGGGCGCGGCCTCTGTTAGCTGAGGTCCATGGTGGTGGAGCCAAAGTAAAAGCTGGACCAACCAGAGGAGGGGGGAAGGGGTGGAGGGGCTGGTCACCATGACAACACGCATGGCAAATGGGTCATGACCCACCCCTAGTCCTAATATGTTGATAAGTCACCTCTGATACAAGACAGTTAAGTGGTTCTCTTGTTGTTCATTTTACGATTCCATTATATTCTTCTCTTTCAAGTCTTTTTAATACTTGTGAAGAACTTTTAGAGATTAAATGTTCTCTTCATTTATCATTTATATTTCCTCACTTGACTATGTTAATGTCAGTGTAAATATAAAATGCCTTCtatttttcagcagttttttggGGAATTATGTACTTGTAGATCCCATGATAATTATTAGAACCACAAAGTAGATGTTTGGTGAATCTGCTCTTGATAGGTGTATCTCTGTGGATGGTAGATGCTCCTCACTGTataggggaggaagagagagagagagagagagagagagagagagagagagagagagagagagagagagagagagagagagagagagagagagagagagagagagagagagagagagagagagagagagagagagagagagagagagagagagagagagagagagagagagggatcagaCAACCTCACAAAGCATGAGTTCTGTAACTGTAGAAGCATCGTGAAATTTCTGTGGGCACTGAAACATAGAATCATGCTGGACTTTTAACGCAATTGCAAGATTGATAGTCAATAGATAACATGTTTGGAAAGCATGTCAGCTTTCAGGTTTACACTAGAGTATTGGTTCTCATAAATTAGGCTCTAAAGCTTACTGGTGAGACACCTACTATTTACTTTAGCGGCAGGTGGCCTAGCAGTTAGAGCGGCAGTTAACCACCCTCCCCAAGTTTCAGTTGGACATTGTGTGCCATtgacaatgtaaatgtaatccttCATAGGTCAAGCGGAAACATTTCAGTCAAGGCTTGATACTCTGAGTTTGTTCATGGAGAAAAGGTATTTGtgtaaaaaataaacataatcACTCTAAGAGACTATAACAAGCAAGCGCTGAACTGTCAGTTTGCTACTCTATTTAATGAGGTAGAACCCATTTTTAGAATGACTgttatacaactactgctacatGAGGGAAACAGCAAAACGTTTCCCTACATCAAATTTATGGTGACCTAGCCCTAGTGATCTGCAAGACAGATATTGAGTCACAATCAGTTCTATTGATTACAAGGAACTGGAGGGTATGCTTTGTGATACTGAGGGGTACTGCCACAACCAAGTgtacagatgttggatcttaatttgagccagtttgctacagcaggaaaataatcctgcagcaacaggacattttagttatgatgtggattataattaatggcatttttttgtaggggttgatacatttttggtATTGGCAAATCTAGTCTGACAtgtttaagtggaaattacaaactttagaagcctttataAACCTTGAATACATTACAAGTTTgaatttcctgctgtgcaggaaaattctcagcaacaaaagagtgatcaaattaagatcttacatctgtaaCTCAGTTATCTGCATCCCTCCTGACTGGTCTGCATCCTCCAATAGCCCTACAGTGTTTGATTGGGGTGAAAGAACCCAGGTTAAACTTGTACCCCCTAGTCTTGCGACTGTATCATTTCAGTAGCCCATTTCACAGTGAACGTGTTTTTCGCTAAGCAACTCAGCCCTTGCACCTCTAGTGTGATACCATCAGGCTACTCATGATGTACACATACCACATCTGAAAATAATTGTCTTATTATTGCTGTGTACCATGTTGCCAATTTCTGCTTCTACAAATTGGGAAGTAAAATAGCTAACATGGTTATCTTAGCATGTATACAAACATGGGATCCTCTTCTCATCCTCCTTCCCACAAACTAccctgtactgtacctttaagACCAACAAATATGGAGACCCTTATCAGAACCTCAATACAATACTGCATGTGGTTCAAGGCCCTGTTGTTCAAACTAAAGCTACCTGTGCTCAGATTCTTGTATATCCATTTATATCATACCTCTCTGGTGAATAGTCAGATTTTAACCCCAAAACATCCTCTTTCCTACGCAGTGCCATGGATGCATGCGGTCCTAGAAACCCGGTTGCTGTGGCAACCGGCTCACACACCATCTTATGTTTCACTGCCCAGTGCCCTATCCTAATTTTGATTTTACTTTCTACAACTCAAATATTATTAGGTATAACAGTACATGCATTGACTTTTATGTGTAATATCTTGACCTCTGTATTGAAACGTGTCTGTGTGTCCTAACTTCTGTTTTTAACATGTCTGATGTATGTATGTTGTCCTTTTGTATATATTGTTTTCATGTTTATGCCTGGGACCTGCAGATGTAAAGTAGCTGTTAGCTAAATCTGGTGCAACGCATCACTTCTAACTTCTGAGATGTATGTTTTTGTTGTACATTGTCCCTGACTAAATAAacgtaataaataaaataaaaatataccaCGCTAGCACTGTGCAGTTATACCTACTGTAGcagatgtactgtatgtgagtAATTTTCAACCAATCAGTGTCTCACTTTTCCCTCAATTAACACCTACACTCAGTGTCCGGtatattaggtacaccaccccattcacgaaaatggtttgctcctacagacagtgagcgTGGCTTGCtacataaagcaggcagacaggcagacaggcagacaggcatcgaggcattcagttactgttcgattgaacgttagaattgGCAAAACGAGtaacctaagcgactttgagcgtggtatgatcgtcggtgccaggtgcgcctgttccagtatctcagaaacggccggcctccttGGCCTTTCACTGTGGGCTTTTGTCCTTTGGGTGAAAATAGCTCGCTGATGAGAGAggtggcaagaatcgtgcaacgattggaagtgatgcagacaattacattgatggaagttacaatctatctgcaatattaaatctgatctacccccccaatttttttttttttataataaaagAATTGTGCAAGCTAATAGGCGGGCAACAAACAGGAAAATAAAgttgcagtacaacagtggtgtgcagaacagcaCCTCGGAACTCACAACTCGTCAATCCTTGTCATAGATGGGCTTTTGCAGCAGACGGccacactgggttccactcctatcagctaaaaacaagaagaagtggctccTGTTGgcatgcgatcaccaacactggacaattgaggagtggaaaaacattgcctggtacGACaaatgctgatggcagagtcaggatttggcgtaagcagcatgagtccatggccccatcctccATGGTGTCAACGGTATaggctggtggcagtggtgtaatggtgtggggaacgTTTTCcaggcacacgttaggtcccttgataccaattgagcaatgtttccatgccccaaagaattcaggctttTCTGGGGGAAAAGGGGGGTCTGACCCGGTACTAGTAGGCTATGTTACACTGTCGAGTGCCTGCATGTCTACAGCCCACACTTGCTCAGTAGACATAGCATGTTTCCTTCTCTGACAAAGGGGTCATTAAAAAGTGATGCTTTACAAATGTTCTAAACCAATCTGAAATACCTGGCTGGTGGTTTACAGCTCTAGTAATAGAACTAGGCCTACCTATTGAAATGATTGAGTAgtgtagtgtctgaaggtctattgattttgctgatgtttgcaaatggtgtaatagatgaactttactctgctttgctgaagcatctggaaagcattgctacataggcttcttggaatagaggacatttggagatatgtggaggccagggattggtttatctaaaaccacccatcttatgttacataggataaataccatgtttgaacaaaggacgggagagacaacatattggatcaacagattggccgtttctctccagatataactgcagatatctgtaaattaatactgtgaactttgatacaataaatctttataatcaaagaacagtgtaagcggacttcttatcatcacagcataattagcaacgttgacTTGGACACCACAGTAGCCTAAGTGAGTCCAAGATATCTTTAGACCAAACTTAACATCAATAAAGGAAAAATACACAAACTTCCCCTTGCACATCTCCACAATGTCACAGTACCTGATCCAGAGATAATCCCTCAAACGTATACATTGCACACATTGAACAGTGCACACTAAAGCCAACCCTTGCCTCTCACGATCAAAGCGTAGGGAAACAAACTCTTCATGAATCCTAATGTGCACATAGGCTACAGATTAGATCCACATCAATGTGTGTTAAAATATTGCTGGTCTTAAAGCAGCCATTAAAggacccagtgcagtcaaaaacatgattttcctgtgttttatatatactgtatttccacactatgagattggaataatactgtgcaattgtgaaaatgatgatagtgcccttttagtgtaagagctgtttgaaaagaccacctgaaatttcagcctgttttggtgggatggagttttggccttccatggtgacatcaccatgcagtaaattagttgatagaccaataagaaagacagTTCCAAACATCTCTGcaaataacagctaattttccattttcccctccccactcaaaccactccAAGACATTCCtggcaaaattcttgcttgagaaattgctctttgctaagaagctattgttgtttattttttttaccattttaacaatcacagtaaggtacttaattgttacctagaaattatttgatattgaaataaaaatggctgcattggacctttaagaagCTCATGATGGAGAATATGCTAAATATAGGTCTGCGGAAATGTTATTTACCCGCCCTCAcacgcgcacaaacacacacgcaaacacacacacacacacaaacacttgcaCACACCAAAGTACAGTTTAAATCCATGATTCTCCACTATAATTGCAACATTGAGACAAATGATTGTTGTGTCACTGTGCATTAGATAGCTTACAGGTCTTTGCAATGGACAGTAGCATTGGGGGAGGGGAATATATTCAATATGTGCCCCAGGTGTCCCTTCACAATCTATGTGGGGCCTACACTTCAGGATGATATCTCTGAGATTAtgtccactgggcacagacatcaattcaacttatattccatgttggtttaacgtaatttcattgaaattatgtggaaacaacattgaatCAACCAGTGATGGACTTGTCCGTAATTGTGAATATGTCCTCTTTTATTGTGGCGATCTTGATCAGGAAAGGTCCATTTTCACTACATAAGAAGTGTATGTTTGGTCTTACAAGACAACAGAGAGACACATCAATGTAAAGCGAGTTTATGAGCCAGACTCATGTCTGCATGGGGAAATGGTTGCTCTTTACTAAGACTCTTTCCAAAGCCATCAAAACAGAACACATATTGTTGTCCATGGATGTATCTATTTTTTTCTGACGACTCTCTCATACAGGCGGTGCACTGTGGAGGCAGGCAACTGCAATGGTGTAATTCCTTAGTGCATATTCTCTTATTGTAGGTGAACATTGGCTAAAACTAAAACATGTCAAATCATAACATTTTCTCTCAATACAATTGATCTATCACAATAAGACCTGCGAACTTATACAAATGTGTGCcttattattttatttacttatttgaCTGAACCCCCTTGCCCTTTTCTCCCTTCAACTACATTGAACGTCTCTGTTAGGGAGGTGGCTTTAGCCTAGCTTAGGATGCACCATTAATCACTGCAAAAAAACAACACGGCACACTCTTGAGTTACCTTATACCACACATTCCACCTTCAGTGGAAGACAAGGTTGAGTAGTCTGTCGCCTTTTTATCTTATTTCCTGTCGCCATAGAACATTACATTATGTTCACATAACATGGCTCCGGTTTTATTCCTATATGACATAGGTCCTTTTTACTCTTTACACCTCTGATGCAATACATTTTTCTCATGTCAAGAACTGGTTGCAGTTGCACCCATGTAGCTATTGATTTACTACACACAATCAGTTCTGGGAGAAGAAAGCGTTCAGTCGTGAAGAAACAAATGATCTGCAACCTGCTGGCCAAATGTTACACCAACACATGATTATTGTGTAATCACTGTCTACCAATGGTTTATTCTTTGGATTTGTTGAGGTGAATAGtggggtaacactttacttaaatAGCCAGCGGTTTCAATTTACTTCGATAGCCTGCAACTATAATGTCCATTATGATGCAGTTATAATGCATTGTCGAGTGTA belongs to Coregonus clupeaformis isolate EN_2021a chromosome 1, ASM2061545v1, whole genome shotgun sequence and includes:
- the LOC121567109 gene encoding leucine-rich repeat-containing protein 4B, encoding MRVVMVTSPSTPSPLLWLVQLLLWLHHHGPQLTEAAPPCPNPCSCSNQASRVICTRKSLVEVPDSISVNTRYLNLQENTIEVIKSDTFKHLRHLEILQLSKNHIRQIEVGAFNGLPNLNTLELFDNRLTLVPSQAFEYLSKLRELWLRNNPIETLPAYAFHRVPSLRRLDLGELRKLDYISEAAFEGLVNLRFLNLGMCGLKDIPNLTPLVRLEELELSGNQLGNVRPGSFQGLVSLRKLWLMHSKVTVIERNAFDDLKNLEELNLSHNTLHSLPHDLFTPLHQLERVHLNHNPWVCNCDVLWLSWWLKETVPSNTTCCARCHAPPGLKGRYIGELDQSHFTCYAPVIVEPPTDLNVTEGMAAELKCRTGTSMTSVNWLTPNGTLMTHGSYRVRISVLHDGTLNFTNVTVQDTGQYTCMVTNSAGNTTATAVLNVSTSDSSNPFSYFTTVTVETVETNNGEDSAARQYINETYVPPDYLGPTVSGGVLGKGRAGFTISPSRSSLSSLSPRATRATEKAVTVSIMEVTNIPGLDDVMKTTKIIIGCFVAITFMAAVMLVVFYKLRKQHQLHKHHGPTRAIEIINVEDEIGAGAGSGISGGSTMQSGCGGDGTLRMHHPEIVNLPNIGRSEHLNHYYKANNFNNNVMGLSIGTGAGAGTLSNKNNPSPLNQQGQDIPISCTQVPITSATFQTMSGNGTNTNPLSVSPPLPMSLPMSPMGLHGSIKGFMGQNQNPQMEPLLFKGNSKENVQETQI